One Keratinibaculum paraultunense genomic window carries:
- the ylbJ gene encoding sporulation integral membrane protein YlbJ — MKKSFINIVFIILLIYTLVGIVTHPKLALDSAHDSLLTWFNVVIPSLLPFFIISEILIRIGFVNFIGKLLEPLMKPIFNVPGISAFPFSMSIISGYPTGIKIISSLRSKNLISKTEAERTMCFSSTSGPLFMIGAVSIGMLNNPSIVPLVIYPHYFGALTIGFLFRFYKKGEDNLSHYYTLQKKNLNTSANNININIKKTSIGKIISDSIRSSINTITLIGGFMIIYTVLVEIIFVSNFFSLFIKFIQKLIPVQINIEVIKALFAGIFELTTGCTKISTTNLGLMQKIILINFLIGWSGFSVHSQAISFLSNTDINSKIYIIAKLLHGSLASIYTILLYAFIYKDIIKPSFYPYPCYPTDSIFILEWSNLLLGSFKLALLMSLCLLISSFIMMFIKYLFQQNN, encoded by the coding sequence ATGAAAAAATCCTTTATCAATATAGTATTCATAATTCTATTAATATACACATTAGTAGGTATTGTAACCCATCCTAAATTAGCATTAGATAGTGCTCATGATAGTTTATTAACCTGGTTTAATGTAGTAATACCTTCATTATTACCATTTTTTATAATTTCAGAAATTTTAATAAGAATAGGCTTCGTAAATTTCATTGGTAAATTATTAGAACCATTGATGAAGCCTATATTTAATGTACCAGGTATTTCTGCTTTTCCTTTTTCTATGAGCATAATATCTGGCTATCCTACAGGAATTAAAATAATTTCCAGCTTAAGATCTAAAAATCTAATATCCAAAACAGAAGCTGAAAGGACCATGTGCTTTTCTAGTACTTCTGGTCCACTATTCATGATAGGAGCAGTTTCCATAGGCATGCTTAATAATCCTTCTATAGTACCATTGGTAATATATCCTCACTACTTTGGGGCTTTAACTATAGGTTTTCTTTTTAGATTCTATAAAAAAGGCGAAGATAATTTATCCCATTATTATACATTGCAGAAAAAAAATCTTAATACTAGTGCAAATAATATAAATATAAACATTAAAAAAACTTCAATAGGCAAAATTATTTCCGATAGTATAAGATCAAGTATAAATACTATCACATTAATTGGTGGATTTATGATTATATATACTGTACTAGTAGAGATAATATTTGTATCAAATTTTTTTAGCCTATTTATAAAATTTATACAAAAACTAATTCCCGTTCAAATTAATATAGAAGTAATAAAAGCATTATTTGCTGGTATATTTGAATTGACAACAGGTTGTACAAAAATATCAACTACAAATTTAGGATTAATGCAAAAAATTATACTTATAAATTTTTTAATAGGATGGAGCGGTTTTTCAGTCCATAGTCAAGCTATAAGTTTTTTAAGTAACACTGATATAAATAGTAAAATATATATAATTGCAAAACTTCTTCATGGTAGCTTGGCTTCTATATATACCATATTACTATATGCTTTTATATACAAAGACATAATTAAACCATCTTTTTATCCATATCCCTGCTATCCAACGGATTCCATTTTTATATTAGAATGGTCTAATTTATTATTAGGCTCTTTTAAACTTGCTCTATTAATGAGTTTATGCTTATTAATCTCATCTTTTATTATGATGTTTATCAAATATTTATTTCAGCAAAATAATTAA
- the rsmD gene encoding 16S rRNA (guanine(966)-N(2))-methyltransferase RsmD translates to MRVISGSKKGYKLKAPKGRDIRPTEDRIKESLFNILGDVDKNSIVLDLYAGSGSIGIEFLSRGAQKAYFIDNSIMSIKVINENLAHTGLEDKANVIKANAQKGINLLSKNNLSFDYIFMDPPYRQNLCIKILKYIYKKDILKKEGIIIIEHEKELILDDKIYGFTNIDHRNYGNKSLTFYINN, encoded by the coding sequence TTGAGAGTAATATCAGGGAGTAAAAAGGGTTATAAATTAAAGGCTCCTAAAGGAAGGGATATTAGACCTACAGAAGATAGGATTAAAGAATCATTATTTAATATTTTAGGAGACGTAGATAAAAATTCTATAGTTTTAGATTTGTATGCTGGTTCTGGTTCTATTGGTATTGAATTTTTGAGTAGGGGTGCACAGAAGGCTTACTTTATTGATAATTCTATAATGAGTATAAAAGTTATAAATGAAAATTTAGCTCATACTGGATTAGAAGATAAGGCAAATGTTATTAAAGCAAATGCTCAAAAAGGTATAAATTTACTATCTAAAAATAATTTATCTTTTGACTATATATTTATGGATCCACCTTATAGGCAAAATTTATGTATAAAGATTCTTAAATATATTTATAAAAAGGACATTTTAAAAAAAGAAGGTATTATAATAATAGAGCATGAAAAAGAATTAATATTAGATGATAAAATATATGGGTTTACTAATATAGACCATAGAAATTATGGTAATAAGTCTTTAACTTTTTATATAAATAATTGA
- a CDS encoding Asp23/Gls24 family envelope stress response protein, with the protein MPAKTKSEYGYITIEDSVIATIAGLSAMESYGIVGMASKNATDGFFELLKWENLAKGVKVYTKNDEVEVDLHVILEYGVRISVVAQNIIEKVKFNIENLTGLKVTKVNVFVQGIRVEK; encoded by the coding sequence ATGCCAGCAAAGACAAAAAGTGAGTATGGTTATATTACTATAGAGGATAGTGTTATTGCTACAATAGCAGGACTTTCAGCTATGGAAAGTTATGGTATTGTTGGAATGGCTAGCAAAAATGCAACTGATGGTTTTTTTGAATTACTAAAATGGGAAAATCTAGCAAAAGGAGTAAAGGTATATACGAAGAACGATGAAGTAGAAGTGGATTTACATGTTATATTAGAGTATGGAGTAAGGATATCTGTAGTAGCACAAAATATAATAGAAAAAGTAAAGTTCAACATAGAAAATCTTACAGGTCTTAAAGTAACTAAAGTAAATGTATTTGTTCAAGGGATCAGAGTTGAAAAGTAG
- a CDS encoding nucleotidyltransferase: MKVVGFIAEYNPFHLGHKYHLEMAKHLTNADYSIAIISGSFVQRGEPSLIDKWSKAKMAIDNGVDLVIELPFIFSVQSAELFAYGGVSLLDQLNITDYMVFGAEIEDLKPLIKIAHVLAVEPPYYKKRLKKYLDMGYSYPISRSNALEDYFFLKKPKLKEILDIKNILNMPNNILAIEYIKALKLINSNIEPIAIKRIENQYKDTILKGNIASATAIRNNLLNNPIDSIKKYVPLKTYDHLIDYKNKYKYFNTLSNYDQIIHYLLCTKNKKQLTEIMDMEPGLENRIVDKATQYKNAEQLVQAISTKRYPKTRIQRILVHIMMDLTQTTFEELKSYHPAYIRVLGANKNGFMLLNKIKKNSKLPIIIKFANHHKYNNTYLNKILYFDKKSTDLFFIGLKNSKPFINMDYYITPYIRK, from the coding sequence ATGAAAGTAGTTGGATTTATAGCTGAATACAATCCTTTCCATTTAGGCCATAAATACCATTTGGAGATGGCAAAACATTTAACTAATGCAGATTATTCTATAGCCATAATAAGTGGTTCTTTTGTTCAAAGAGGTGAACCTTCTTTAATAGATAAATGGAGTAAAGCTAAAATGGCAATAGACAATGGTGTGGATTTAGTTATAGAATTGCCCTTTATATTTTCAGTCCAATCTGCAGAATTGTTTGCTTATGGTGGTGTTTCTCTATTAGATCAACTTAATATAACAGATTATATGGTATTTGGTGCTGAAATAGAGGATCTAAAACCTCTAATCAAAATAGCCCATGTTTTAGCCGTTGAACCTCCTTATTATAAAAAAAGATTAAAAAAATATTTGGATATGGGATACTCATATCCAATATCTCGTAGTAACGCTCTAGAAGATTATTTTTTCTTAAAAAAGCCAAAACTTAAAGAAATTTTAGATATTAAAAATATATTAAACATGCCTAATAATATATTAGCCATTGAGTATATAAAAGCTTTAAAATTAATAAATAGTAATATTGAGCCTATTGCTATAAAAAGAATTGAAAATCAATATAAAGATACTATACTAAAAGGTAATATAGCTAGTGCTACTGCAATAAGAAATAACTTGCTCAATAATCCTATAGATTCTATAAAAAAATATGTTCCTTTAAAAACTTATGATCATTTAATAGATTATAAAAATAAATATAAATATTTCAATACACTAAGTAATTATGACCAGATAATACATTATTTATTATGTACCAAGAATAAAAAACAATTAACTGAAATAATGGATATGGAACCAGGATTAGAAAACCGAATAGTAGATAAAGCAACTCAATACAAAAATGCAGAACAATTAGTTCAGGCTATAAGCACAAAAAGGTATCCTAAAACTAGAATTCAAAGAATATTAGTTCATATCATGATGGATTTAACCCAAACTACATTTGAAGAATTAAAAAGCTACCATCCTGCATATATACGAGTATTAGGTGCTAATAAAAATGGTTTCATGTTATTAAACAAAATAAAGAAAAATTCCAAGCTACCAATAATCATTAAATTCGCTAATCATCATAAGTACAATAATACTTATTTAAACAAAATACTCTATTTTGATAAAAAATCTACAGACCTTTTCTTTATAGGTTTAAAAAACTCAAAACCTTTCATAAATATGGATTATTATATAACTCCTTATATTAGAAAATAA
- the recG gene encoding ATP-dependent DNA helicase RecG, translating to MSIQYIKGVGPKRASKLKKLNINTIEDLLYFVPREYEDRTNFKYIAQCKEGEKVSLRVKICGYPTTLKPRKNLSIVKIPVRDETGMAFLVWFNQDYVLKQLSLGDSIVVYGKINRFGNEIQITNPVFEKGKGNRNRIGTIMPIYSLTKGLSNNEMIRIMHNAIKEYSNKLPEVLPDYLRTELNLMPIKEAIKNIHFPMDKNSYLKARRRLVFEELLTLQLGLFLIKNRSNDINRGIQFSPSDEVYRFIDKLPFKLTSAQKRVFKEIEKDMEDNKQMNRLIQGDVGSGKTIVAVLAMFKAYKSGYQSVLMVPTEILAQQHYESISNLFSEYDINCELLIGSLSSKKKEQVLEDLKNGNIHVLIGTHAIIQEHVEFNNLGLAITDEQHRFGVKQRAILNQKGNSPDILVMTATPIPRTLALILYGDLDISIIDEMPPGRKPIETYAVGTSMIERVNKFVKKQLLEGRQAYIVCPLIEESDTLNVKAAEELYMSFKDTIYKDFNVGLLHGKMQSQEKDNIMEQFKNKKIDVLISTTVIEVGVDVPNANIMVIYNAERFGLAQLHQLRGRVGRGKYQSYCILINGSNSRISRERMRILQRSNDGFYISEKDLELRGPGEFFGTKQHGLPDLKIANLFTDIDILKLAQQKAKEILDRDYLLIDEEHFLLRQKIINMFGDRLENLILN from the coding sequence ATGTCTATACAGTATATAAAAGGTGTCGGTCCTAAAAGAGCATCTAAATTGAAAAAATTAAATATCAATACAATTGAAGATTTATTGTATTTTGTTCCTAGAGAATATGAAGATAGAACTAATTTTAAATATATTGCCCAGTGTAAAGAAGGCGAAAAGGTTAGTTTAAGAGTAAAAATATGTGGATATCCTACTACGTTAAAACCTAGAAAAAATCTTAGCATAGTAAAAATACCTGTACGAGATGAAACAGGTATGGCTTTTTTAGTATGGTTTAATCAAGATTATGTCTTAAAACAACTTTCTTTAGGAGATAGTATAGTGGTTTATGGTAAAATAAATCGATTTGGTAATGAAATTCAAATAACTAATCCAGTATTTGAAAAAGGGAAAGGAAACAGAAATAGAATAGGTACTATTATGCCTATATATTCTTTAACTAAAGGATTGAGTAATAATGAAATGATAAGAATAATGCATAATGCAATAAAAGAGTATTCAAATAAGTTACCAGAAGTACTTCCTGACTATTTAAGAACAGAGTTAAATTTAATGCCAATCAAAGAGGCAATTAAAAATATTCATTTTCCAATGGATAAAAATAGTTATTTAAAAGCACGACGCCGATTAGTATTTGAAGAATTGCTTACTTTACAATTAGGATTATTTTTAATTAAAAATAGGTCCAATGATATAAATAGAGGAATACAATTTTCCCCTTCAGACGAAGTATATCGTTTTATTGATAAATTACCTTTTAAACTTACTTCTGCTCAAAAGAGAGTGTTTAAGGAGATAGAAAAGGATATGGAAGATAACAAGCAAATGAATAGATTAATTCAAGGAGATGTAGGTTCTGGAAAGACTATAGTTGCAGTATTAGCAATGTTTAAAGCTTATAAATCAGGGTATCAATCAGTGCTTATGGTCCCCACAGAAATATTAGCTCAACAACATTATGAGTCTATTTCCAATTTATTTTCGGAGTATGATATTAATTGTGAACTTTTAATTGGTTCCTTATCTAGTAAGAAAAAGGAACAAGTTCTTGAAGATTTAAAAAATGGGAACATCCATGTTTTAATAGGAACTCATGCTATAATCCAAGAGCATGTAGAGTTTAATAATTTAGGATTAGCTATCACTGATGAACAACATAGATTTGGTGTAAAACAACGGGCTATATTAAATCAGAAAGGTAACAGCCCAGATATTTTAGTTATGACTGCTACTCCGATACCTAGAACTTTAGCTTTAATATTGTATGGAGATCTAGATATTTCTATAATAGATGAGATGCCTCCTGGCAGAAAACCAATTGAAACTTATGCAGTAGGAACCTCTATGATAGAAAGAGTAAATAAGTTTGTAAAAAAACAATTGCTTGAAGGAAGGCAGGCTTATATTGTATGCCCTTTAATAGAAGAAAGTGATACACTAAATGTGAAGGCAGCAGAAGAATTATATATGTCTTTTAAAGATACCATATATAAGGATTTTAATGTTGGTCTTCTTCACGGTAAAATGCAATCCCAAGAAAAAGACAATATCATGGAACAATTTAAGAATAAAAAAATTGATGTTTTGATATCAACTACTGTTATAGAGGTTGGAGTTGATGTACCTAATGCAAATATAATGGTAATATATAATGCAGAAAGGTTTGGTTTGGCTCAATTACATCAGTTGCGAGGAAGAGTAGGCAGAGGGAAATATCAATCCTATTGTATTTTGATTAATGGAAGTAATAGTAGAATATCTAGAGAACGGATGAGAATACTTCAAAGATCTAATGATGGATTTTATATATCAGAAAAGGATTTGGAATTAAGAGGACCTGGTGAGTTTTTTGGGACTAAACAGCATGGTTTACCGGATCTTAAAATTGCTAATTTATTTACAGATATAGATATATTAAAATTAGCTCAACAAAAAGCCAAAGAAATACTAGATAGAGATTACTTACTAATAGATGAAGAACATTTTTTATTAAGACAGAAGATAATAAATATGTTTGGAGATAGATTAGAAAATTTAATTTTAAATTAA
- a CDS encoding acetate/propionate family kinase — MNILVINCGSSSLKYQLINMNNEEVIAKGLVERIGMEGSVVKHRTTGKEEVLIEEPMKDHKKALELVLNALVDSNYGAIKSMDEIGAVGHRVVHGGEKFANSVLIDDEVMEALNECIDLAPLHNPPNIMGIEACKALMPNTPMVGVFDTAFHQTIPMANYIYPLPYELYEKYGIRKYGFHGTSHKYVSLKAAEILNKDIEKINVITCHLGNGASVCAIQGGKSVDTSMGFTPLEGLAMGTRSGNIDPAIIPFIMEKENLTVDEVNELLNKKSGVLGISGISSDFRDLEEAAAEGHERAQLALDVFCNRVKKYIGAYVTMMCHVDALVFTAGIGENSVFVRKKICDGLECIGIEIDEELNDIRGKEAIVSKDTSPVAILVIPTNEELMIARDTLEIINK, encoded by the coding sequence ATGAATATATTGGTTATTAATTGTGGTAGTTCTTCTTTAAAATATCAATTAATAAATATGAATAATGAGGAAGTTATTGCGAAGGGATTAGTAGAGAGAATAGGAATGGAAGGTTCTGTAGTAAAACATAGGACTACTGGGAAAGAAGAAGTTTTAATTGAAGAACCAATGAAAGATCATAAGAAAGCTTTAGAATTAGTACTTAATGCGTTGGTAGATTCAAATTATGGAGCTATAAAATCCATGGATGAAATTGGGGCAGTAGGTCATAGGGTAGTTCATGGAGGAGAAAAATTTGCAAATTCAGTACTTATAGATGATGAAGTAATGGAAGCTTTAAATGAATGTATAGATTTGGCTCCTCTTCATAATCCACCAAATATAATGGGGATTGAAGCTTGTAAAGCTCTTATGCCAAATACTCCAATGGTAGGAGTGTTTGATACAGCGTTTCATCAAACTATACCTATGGCTAATTATATATATCCATTACCATATGAATTATATGAGAAGTATGGCATTAGGAAATATGGTTTTCATGGAACTTCTCATAAGTATGTATCATTAAAAGCAGCTGAAATCTTAAATAAAGATATAGAAAAAATAAATGTAATAACTTGCCATTTAGGAAATGGAGCCAGTGTTTGTGCAATACAAGGTGGAAAATCTGTAGATACTAGTATGGGTTTTACACCATTAGAAGGGCTTGCTATGGGAACTAGATCAGGCAATATAGATCCAGCTATAATTCCTTTTATAATGGAAAAGGAAAATTTGACAGTTGACGAGGTAAATGAGTTACTTAATAAAAAATCTGGAGTATTAGGAATTTCTGGAATTAGCAGTGATTTTAGAGATTTAGAAGAAGCTGCAGCTGAAGGTCATGAAAGGGCACAATTAGCTTTGGATGTATTTTGTAATAGAGTGAAAAAATATATTGGTGCTTATGTAACAATGATGTGCCATGTAGATGCTCTTGTATTTACAGCAGGTATAGGAGAGAATTCTGTTTTTGTTAGAAAAAAAATATGTGATGGGTTAGAATGTATAGGTATTGAAATTGATGAAGAACTAAATGATATTAGGGGCAAAGAAGCAATAGTTAGTAAAGATACATCACCTGTTGCTATATTGGTTATTCCTACTAATGAAGAATTAATGATAGCAAGAGATACATTAGAGATTATTAATAAATAA
- a CDS encoding DAK2 domain-containing protein, protein MKVKNVDGVMLKKAFIGAAQYLDANKEEINALNVFPVPDGDTGTNMSLTMKSAVKQILNLNEYNAGKVAMAASNGSLMGARGNSGVILSQLLRGFANGLEDKENIDTVDLANALKLASDTAYKAVMKPTEGTILTVARGCAEYALKIASEEDDVINFLYKIIEYGNYVLNKTPEMLPVLKQAGVVDAGGKGLMCALTGAYNAITTGEEIELEFIESSIKRPVHISRDIETADIKYGYCTEFIINTYYKDYEQFREELAKFGDSLLVVGGEGFIKVHIHTNNPGMVLEKALELGELNDIKIDNMRYQHSHLIVDEEQVNQVDSKKTKVANKKYGIIAVSVGEGINAVFKDLNVDYIIPGGQTMNPSTEDLLKAIEEVEAENIIILPNNGNIILAAEQAKDLSNKNVYVLPTKSIPEGVSALIAFNPETDIDRNLKNMKEAISYVKTAQVTYAVRDTEINGVEIKKDDIIGITGDEILAIGNDVEEVALELLEKMVDDESSLITIFYGNGLEEEDALKLSTKLEKKFEDFDIEVLFGGQPLYYYIFSIE, encoded by the coding sequence TTGAAGGTTAAAAATGTGGATGGCGTTATGCTAAAGAAAGCATTTATAGGTGCTGCACAATATTTAGATGCAAATAAAGAGGAAATAAACGCATTAAATGTATTCCCAGTTCCTGATGGAGATACTGGTACAAATATGTCATTGACTATGAAATCGGCTGTTAAACAGATATTAAATTTAAACGAATATAATGCTGGGAAAGTAGCTATGGCAGCAAGTAATGGTTCTTTAATGGGAGCAAGGGGAAATTCAGGAGTTATACTTTCACAACTTCTTAGAGGATTTGCTAATGGATTAGAGGATAAAGAAAATATTGATACTGTAGATTTAGCAAATGCATTGAAGTTAGCATCAGATACTGCATATAAAGCGGTAATGAAACCAACAGAAGGAACTATACTTACCGTAGCAAGGGGATGTGCAGAATATGCATTAAAAATAGCTAGTGAAGAAGATGATGTGATTAATTTTTTGTACAAGATAATAGAGTATGGGAACTATGTATTAAATAAAACTCCTGAAATGTTACCAGTATTGAAGCAAGCTGGGGTAGTAGATGCTGGTGGAAAAGGTTTAATGTGTGCATTGACAGGTGCTTATAATGCTATTACAACTGGTGAAGAAATTGAATTGGAATTTATTGAATCATCTATAAAAAGACCTGTTCATATTTCTCGTGATATTGAGACTGCAGATATTAAATATGGTTACTGTACAGAATTTATAATAAACACATATTATAAGGATTATGAACAATTTAGAGAAGAATTAGCTAAATTTGGTGATTCATTATTAGTTGTAGGTGGAGAAGGATTTATTAAAGTGCATATTCATACAAATAATCCAGGGATGGTATTAGAAAAAGCCCTTGAGCTAGGAGAATTAAATGATATAAAAATAGATAATATGAGATATCAACATAGTCATTTAATTGTTGATGAAGAACAAGTAAATCAAGTAGATAGTAAAAAAACGAAAGTTGCTAATAAAAAGTATGGTATAATAGCAGTTTCAGTGGGTGAAGGAATAAATGCTGTATTTAAAGATTTAAATGTAGATTATATTATACCGGGTGGACAAACTATGAATCCAAGTACTGAAGATTTATTAAAAGCTATAGAGGAAGTAGAAGCTGAAAATATAATAATACTTCCTAATAATGGAAATATAATTTTGGCAGCAGAACAAGCTAAGGATTTAAGTAATAAAAATGTTTATGTATTGCCAACTAAATCTATACCAGAGGGTGTATCAGCTTTAATTGCTTTTAACCCTGAAACAGATATAGATAGAAATTTAAAAAATATGAAAGAAGCAATTTCTTATGTTAAAACAGCTCAAGTTACCTATGCTGTTCGAGATACAGAAATTAATGGTGTAGAAATAAAAAAAGATGACATAATTGGAATTACAGGGGATGAAATTCTTGCCATTGGCAATGATGTGGAAGAAGTGGCTTTAGAATTATTGGAGAAGATGGTTGATGATGAATCATCTCTTATAACAATATTTTATGGTAATGGATTAGAAGAAGAAGATGCTCTAAAATTATCTACAAAGCTTGAAAAAAAGTTTGAAGATTTTGATATTGAAGTATTATTTGGTGGTCAACCACTGTACTATTATATATTTTCAATTGAGTAA
- a CDS encoding patatin-like phospholipase family protein: MSKKTVVGLALGSGAARGLAHIGVLKALEELNIDIDIISGSSAGALIGGLYSTGIDPDMLKNLTIQIDKKMWMDFTVPRKGIIKGERIEEILKLITANRNIEELNKKLVIVATDLKTGEEVIFNKGPLYKAIRASISIPGVFEPVEYQGRTLVDGGVVDRIPISILKKMGADIVIAIDVGFSKYQSKVIHMFDIVLQSIDIMSKQITEPDLGLADLIIRLPLSHIESSDFELVEECSIIGYETVMKNKEKIFNVLNNLK; this comes from the coding sequence GTGAGTAAAAAAACAGTAGTGGGATTGGCTTTAGGTTCTGGTGCAGCAAGAGGGCTTGCACATATAGGTGTATTAAAAGCTTTAGAGGAATTAAATATAGATATAGATATAATATCAGGTAGTAGTGCAGGGGCTCTTATAGGAGGATTATATAGCACAGGAATAGACCCTGACATGTTAAAAAATTTGACCATTCAAATAGACAAGAAAATGTGGATGGATTTTACAGTACCTAGAAAAGGAATAATTAAAGGGGAGCGGATAGAGGAAATATTAAAGCTTATTACTGCTAATAGGAACATAGAAGAATTAAATAAGAAATTAGTAATAGTGGCTACAGATTTAAAGACTGGTGAAGAAGTAATATTTAATAAAGGACCTCTTTACAAAGCAATAAGAGCTAGTATATCAATTCCTGGTGTATTTGAACCCGTTGAATATCAAGGTAGAACATTAGTGGATGGGGGAGTTGTTGATAGAATTCCTATTTCTATATTAAAAAAAATGGGAGCAGATATAGTTATAGCTATAGATGTTGGATTTAGTAAGTATCAAAGTAAAGTAATTCATATGTTTGATATAGTACTGCAATCTATAGATATAATGTCTAAGCAGATAACTGAACCAGATTTAGGATTAGCAGATTTAATTATTAGATTACCTTTAAGCCATATAGAATCCTCAGACTTTGAATTGGTAGAAGAATGTTCTATAATAGGATATGAAACTGTGATGAAAAACAAAGAAAAGATATTCAATGTTTTGAATAATCTTAAATAA
- the coaD gene encoding pantetheine-phosphate adenylyltransferase: MVVIYPGSFDPVTYGHLDIIDRCSKKFDKVIVAVLNNKSKKNMFTIEERVELLEEVLNNYDNVEVDTFSGLLVDYAREKGCTTMVRGLRAVSDFEYEMQMALANKKLKPDIETIFMVSSGKYTYLSSSIVKEVATFGGDISCFVPHNVETALKKKVKGGSQ, translated from the coding sequence ATGGTTGTAATATATCCTGGAAGTTTTGATCCTGTAACTTATGGACACTTAGACATAATAGATAGGTGTTCCAAAAAATTTGATAAAGTTATAGTAGCAGTCCTAAACAACAAATCTAAAAAAAATATGTTTACTATAGAGGAGAGAGTTGAATTATTGGAGGAAGTTTTAAATAATTATGACAATGTAGAAGTAGATACTTTTTCTGGATTACTGGTAGATTATGCTAGAGAAAAAGGGTGTACTACAATGGTTAGAGGATTAAGAGCAGTATCAGATTTTGAATATGAGATGCAAATGGCTCTGGCTAATAAAAAGTTAAAGCCAGATATAGAAACTATATTTATGGTGTCAAGTGGTAAGTATACTTATTTAAGTTCAAGTATAGTTAAAGAAGTTGCAACTTTTGGTGGAGATATTTCTTGTTTTGTTCCTCATAATGTAGAGACTGCATTAAAGAAAAAAGTAAAAGGAGGTAGTCAATGA
- a CDS encoding ATPase has protein sequence MIMDILKLIDEIEDIIENGSSVPFSSKVMIDANEIYDIISEIRIKLPEEIKQANWIKEERQRILAEAQKEADTIINEAELRLKELIEEDEITKKAKELAEEITTRAQNNAKEIRLGALEYADNILANTQEDLKRLIEILNENRKELRG, from the coding sequence ATGATTATGGACATTCTAAAGTTAATAGATGAAATAGAGGATATAATTGAGAATGGTTCATCAGTACCCTTTTCTTCTAAAGTTATGATTGATGCAAATGAGATATATGATATTATAAGCGAGATAAGAATTAAATTGCCAGAGGAAATAAAACAAGCTAATTGGATAAAAGAAGAACGTCAGAGGATATTGGCTGAAGCTCAAAAAGAAGCAGATACCATTATTAATGAGGCTGAATTAAGATTAAAAGAGTTAATAGAAGAAGATGAAATAACTAAAAAAGCAAAGGAATTAGCTGAAGAAATTACTACTAGAGCACAAAATAATGCTAAAGAGATTAGGCTAGGAGCACTAGAATATGCCGATAATATATTAGCAAATACTCAAGAAGACCTAAAAAGATTAATAGAGATATTAAATGAGAATAGAAAAGAACTAAGAGGATGA